Proteins from a single region of Desulfolutivibrio sulfoxidireducens:
- a CDS encoding M14 family metallopeptidase, translating into MKTTLLTVWALLALVLASPVQAGLDFTLHKLDSGKPGKTLLVVGGIQGDEPGGFTTAALIISHYKITSGSVWVVPNLNFPSIIQNSRGIYGDMNRKFEDLDPSDPEYETVAKIKKIITDERVDLIAHLHDGSGFYRPQRQDPLRCPERWGQCVVIDEERTDEPRYIELAAMASRVVERVNEGLYDPEHAYHVKNTLTRRKDTVMAKEMAKTLTYYAINNGKPAFGIEASKEFPTAMRSYYQLRAIEGFMDILGIGYERRFPMTAEGVDRAANSNVALSFFNNKIFLDLADARDRLGFFPFKKDAAVEYVPSNPLMAVVGAKNAYRIYYGNRNLTELVPEYFEYDDSEHDLTLLVDGGTVTVPFGRIISVGRSFEVAGKPDCRVNIIGYSRPGAASEEGISVRREDVSSRFSVDRAGRVYRVELYKKDKFAGMVLVRFQDGGKDLRMAGQTDKTPESRINLFERATAEPPTGASR; encoded by the coding sequence ATGAAAACGACACTTCTGACCGTATGGGCCTTGCTGGCCCTTGTTCTGGCGAGCCCGGTCCAGGCCGGACTTGATTTCACCCTGCACAAGCTCGACTCCGGCAAGCCGGGCAAGACCCTGCTGGTGGTCGGCGGCATCCAGGGCGACGAACCCGGCGGCTTCACCACGGCGGCCCTGATCATCTCCCACTACAAAATCACCTCGGGCAGCGTCTGGGTGGTCCCCAATCTCAATTTTCCGAGCATCATCCAGAATTCCCGGGGCATCTACGGGGACATGAACCGCAAGTTCGAGGACCTGGACCCCTCGGACCCCGAATACGAAACCGTCGCCAAGATCAAAAAGATCATCACCGACGAACGCGTGGACCTCATCGCCCATCTGCACGACGGCAGCGGCTTCTATCGGCCGCAACGCCAGGACCCCCTGCGCTGTCCCGAACGCTGGGGCCAGTGCGTGGTCATCGACGAGGAGCGTACCGACGAGCCCCGGTACATCGAACTCGCGGCCATGGCCTCCCGGGTGGTGGAACGGGTCAACGAGGGGCTCTACGACCCCGAGCACGCCTATCACGTCAAAAACACCCTGACCCGGCGCAAGGATACGGTCATGGCCAAGGAGATGGCCAAGACCCTGACCTATTACGCCATCAACAACGGCAAGCCGGCCTTCGGCATCGAGGCCAGCAAGGAATTCCCCACGGCCATGCGCTCCTACTACCAGTTGCGGGCCATCGAGGGCTTCATGGACATCCTGGGCATCGGCTACGAGCGGCGTTTCCCCATGACCGCCGAGGGCGTGGACAGGGCGGCCAACAGCAACGTGGCCCTGTCCTTTTTCAACAACAAGATCTTCCTCGACCTGGCCGACGCCAGGGACCGTCTGGGCTTTTTCCCCTTCAAAAAGGACGCGGCCGTTGAATACGTGCCCAGCAATCCGCTCATGGCCGTGGTCGGGGCCAAGAACGCCTACCGCATCTACTACGGCAACCGCAATCTGACCGAACTGGTGCCGGAATATTTCGAATACGACGACTCCGAGCACGACCTGACCCTGCTGGTGGACGGCGGGACGGTGACCGTGCCCTTCGGGCGCATCATCTCCGTGGGCCGGTCCTTCGAGGTGGCGGGAAAGCCCGACTGCCGGGTGAACATCATCGGCTATTCCCGTCCCGGGGCCGCAAGCGAGGAAGGCATTTCCGTGCGCCGCGAGGATGTCTCCAGCCGCTTCTCCGTGGACCGGGCCGGCCGGGTGTACCGGGTCGAGCTCTACAAAAAGGACAAATTCGCGGGCATGGTCCTGGTGCGCTTCCAGGACGGCGGGAAAGACCTGCGCATGGCCGGTCAAACCGACAAGACGCCGGAAAGCCGAATCAACCTGTTTGAGCGGGCGACCGCCGAACCTCCCACCGGCGCCTCGCGCTGA
- a CDS encoding ABC transporter ATP-binding protein, with protein MPDAPILSVSEACVRFGGVDALVEVDFTIETGTVTALIGPNGAGKTTLLGAVTGMVPMHRGRVVLAGRDVTAMAPHARALAGVVRTFQNLEVFANMTVLENVMTGRHALVRYGIFDGILRTPRFRAGERACREAALDRLDFVGLADKKDLLAGELPYGSQRLLEMARAVAAEPKLLLLDEPAAGLNTRETQALAALIARVRDELGITVGLVEHDMDLVMGISDAVTVLSFGAVLASGTPRRIQENPDVVAAYLGD; from the coding sequence ATGCCTGACGCGCCCATCCTGTCGGTTTCCGAGGCCTGCGTGCGCTTCGGGGGGGTGGACGCCCTGGTCGAGGTGGATTTCACCATCGAGACGGGCACCGTGACCGCCCTTATCGGCCCCAACGGCGCGGGCAAGACCACGCTTCTGGGGGCGGTCACCGGCATGGTCCCCATGCACCGGGGCCGCGTCGTCCTGGCCGGCCGCGACGTGACCGCCATGGCCCCCCACGCCCGAGCCCTGGCCGGGGTGGTGCGCACCTTCCAGAACCTGGAGGTCTTCGCCAACATGACGGTCCTGGAAAACGTCATGACCGGCCGGCACGCCCTGGTGCGCTACGGCATTTTCGACGGCATCCTGCGCACGCCTCGCTTTCGGGCCGGGGAGCGGGCCTGCCGCGAAGCGGCCCTGGACAGGCTCGACTTCGTGGGCCTGGCCGACAAAAAGGACCTTTTGGCCGGGGAGTTGCCCTACGGCAGCCAGCGGCTTTTGGAGATGGCCCGGGCCGTGGCCGCCGAGCCGAAGCTGCTGCTTTTGGACGAACCGGCCGCCGGCCTGAACACCAGGGAGACCCAGGCCCTGGCCGCGCTTATCGCCCGAGTGCGCGACGAGCTTGGCATCACTGTGGGGCTTGTGGAGCACGACATGGACCTGGTCATGGGCATAAGCGACGCCGTGACCGTCCTGTCCTTCGGCGCGGTTTTGGCCTCGGGCACGCCCCGGCGGATTCAGGAAAATCCCGACGTCGTGGCCGCCTATCTGGGCGACTGA
- a CDS encoding branched-chain amino acid ABC transporter permease: protein MKTLASRNPAKAAIFAALLFAAPFLLPNEYYINILILGAINALIALGLNLLLGYAGQISLGHAAFFGLSAYTTAYATARLGLPIPAGMALGVALSAGVAWLIGIPTLRLRGHYLAMATLGFGIIVNIVMNETIAITGGPSGFVGIPRLNLFGVSFDSDRSYYYLTAAILALAALFCLNLIDSRLGRALRAIHTSERAAQTAGVDIAGYKLFVFVLSAVFAGVAGVLYAHFLCFVAPSSFGFGFSVQLMVMVVLGGMASVWGAVAGAFFLTALPEALRGFEEVDILIYGAILVLCVMYLPQGLAGATAAIWRRLTRTRAAGDGHA from the coding sequence ATGAAGACCCTGGCCTCGCGAAATCCGGCCAAGGCCGCGATTTTCGCCGCGCTTTTGTTCGCGGCGCCTTTCCTGCTTCCCAACGAATACTACATCAACATCCTGATCCTGGGCGCGATCAACGCGCTTATCGCCCTGGGCCTGAACCTGCTTCTGGGCTACGCCGGACAGATATCGCTCGGCCACGCCGCCTTTTTCGGCCTGTCGGCCTACACCACGGCCTACGCCACGGCCAGGCTCGGCCTGCCCATCCCGGCGGGCATGGCCCTGGGGGTGGCGCTTTCGGCCGGGGTGGCCTGGCTCATCGGCATCCCCACCCTGCGCCTTCGCGGCCACTACCTGGCCATGGCCACCCTGGGCTTCGGCATCATCGTCAACATCGTCATGAACGAGACCATCGCGATCACCGGCGGTCCCTCCGGATTCGTGGGCATCCCCCGCCTGAACCTGTTCGGGGTGTCCTTCGACTCGGACCGCTCCTACTACTACCTGACGGCCGCCATCTTGGCCCTGGCCGCGCTTTTTTGCCTCAACCTCATCGACTCGCGCCTGGGCCGGGCCCTGCGGGCCATCCACACCAGCGAACGGGCGGCCCAGACCGCCGGCGTGGACATCGCCGGATACAAGCTTTTCGTGTTCGTGCTCTCGGCCGTGTTCGCCGGGGTGGCCGGGGTGCTCTACGCCCACTTCCTCTGCTTCGTGGCCCCGTCCTCCTTCGGGTTCGGCTTTTCCGTGCAACTGATGGTCATGGTCGTCCTGGGAGGCATGGCCAGCGTCTGGGGGGCCGTGGCCGGGGCCTTTTTCCTCACCGCCCTGCCCGAGGCCCTGCGCGGCTTCGAGGAGGTGGACATCCTGATCTACGGGGCCATTTTGGTCCTGTGCGTCATGTACCTGCCGCAAGGTCTGGCCGGGGCGACCGCCGCGATATGGCGCAGGCTGACCCGGACGCGGGCCGCGGGGGACGGCCATGCCTGA
- a CDS encoding Hsp20/alpha crystallin family protein, translating into MVIDLSPFYGTSNPFDRLLESLWTPLSISQRSLAYPPLNISEDDESIYVQCEIPGMDMGDLDLTLTDSSLVIKGERKVVKGKYYRQERPTGFFQRVVNIQAAISRDKVAAKMKDGVLEVVIPKSDESKPKKISIDME; encoded by the coding sequence ATGGTTATCGATTTGAGTCCATTTTATGGTACGTCGAATCCGTTCGACCGGCTGCTCGAATCGCTTTGGACGCCGCTTTCCATCAGCCAACGGAGTTTGGCCTATCCACCACTCAACATCAGCGAGGATGACGAGAGCATTTACGTCCAATGCGAGATTCCGGGCATGGACATGGGGGATCTGGACCTGACCCTGACCGATTCGAGTCTGGTGATCAAGGGCGAACGCAAGGTGGTCAAGGGGAAATACTACCGCCAGGAGCGGCCCACGGGCTTTTTCCAGCGGGTGGTGAACATCCAGGCGGCCATCAGCCGGGACAAGGTCGCGGCCAAGATGAAGGATGGGGTCCTGGAGGTGGTCATCCCCAAGTCCGACGAGAGCAAGCCCAAAAAAATCAGCATCGACATGGAGTAG
- a CDS encoding ABC transporter substrate-binding protein, which yields MKTNLIAALALACVLAAATALAGGEPIKIGAVLSVTGPASFLGEPEKNTLTMLAEKINKNGGILGRPLEMIILDDEADVNKAVLAAQRLLKKDNVVAVLGPTVSGNTLAIMQSFSAAKVPLISCAAAEKIVSPVNPWIFKTAQSDRHAVLSILDHAKKQGFKKLAIITVSDGYGQAGREVLKELVPAGGFELVADEVYGPKDTDMSAQLTKIKSASPDAVICWGTNPGPAVIARNRVQLGMTTPLYMSHGVASKKFIELAGEAAEGLLLPAGKLTVAAILPDTDPQKQLLVAYAKDYQAAFAQPASSFGGYGYDALTLVQKAIEAGNSADPQAIRDNLEKIKGLVGISGVFTFSPEEHNGLDQSAFVMVTIKNGDWSIVQ from the coding sequence ATGAAAACGAACCTGATCGCCGCGCTGGCCCTGGCCTGTGTGCTCGCGGCGGCAACCGCGCTGGCCGGGGGCGAACCCATCAAGATCGGGGCGGTGCTGTCCGTGACCGGACCGGCGTCTTTTCTGGGCGAGCCCGAGAAAAACACCCTGACCATGCTCGCCGAAAAGATCAATAAAAATGGCGGCATCCTGGGCCGGCCCCTGGAGATGATCATCCTCGACGACGAGGCCGACGTGAACAAGGCCGTGCTGGCTGCCCAGCGGCTGCTCAAGAAGGACAACGTGGTCGCCGTGCTCGGCCCCACGGTCTCGGGCAACACCCTGGCCATCATGCAGAGTTTTTCCGCCGCCAAGGTGCCGCTTATTTCCTGCGCCGCCGCCGAGAAGATCGTCTCCCCGGTCAACCCCTGGATCTTCAAGACCGCCCAGTCCGACCGACACGCGGTCTTAAGCATTCTCGATCACGCCAAAAAGCAGGGTTTCAAGAAGCTGGCCATCATCACCGTGTCCGACGGCTACGGCCAGGCCGGCCGCGAGGTCTTAAAGGAACTCGTCCCGGCCGGGGGCTTCGAACTCGTGGCCGACGAGGTCTACGGCCCGAAAGACACGGACATGTCCGCCCAACTGACCAAGATCAAGTCCGCCTCCCCCGACGCCGTCATCTGCTGGGGCACCAACCCCGGCCCAGCGGTCATCGCCAGAAACCGGGTGCAACTGGGCATGACCACCCCCCTGTACATGAGCCACGGCGTGGCCTCGAAAAAGTTCATCGAACTGGCCGGCGAGGCCGCCGAGGGCCTGCTCCTTCCGGCCGGCAAGCTCACCGTGGCCGCCATCCTGCCCGACACCGACCCTCAGAAGCAGCTTCTCGTGGCCTATGCCAAGGATTATCAGGCCGCCTTCGCCCAGCCCGCCTCCTCTTTCGGCGGCTACGGCTACGACGCCCTGACCCTGGTGCAAAAGGCCATCGAGGCCGGCAACTCCGCCGATCCCCAGGCCATCCGGGACAACCTGGAAAAAATCAAGGGACTTGTCGGGATAAGCGGCGTTTTCACCTTCAGTCCCGAGGAGCATAACGGCCTGGACCAGTCCGCCTTCGTCATGGTCACCATCAAAAACGGCGACTGGAGCATCGTCCAGTAG
- a CDS encoding branched-chain amino acid ABC transporter permease, whose translation MFAATQYLVSGLTVGATYGLTGLGFTMIFNTTGIINFAQGEFVMLGGMMSVFFRSWLGLDLFSSIALAVAATAAVGAAMERLTIRPIQGTSPINLVIATIGVSILIRGAAMLVWGKDTFSLPPFGGSTPIAFMGAAIQPQSLWALAITLALLSALKLFFSTSIHGKAMLACACDRKAASLMGISVARMSLFSFALSALTGAVGGAILAPITMTSYDVGMMLGLKGFAACILGGLGSPFGAAVGGLCIGVMESLGAGYVSSAYKDAFAFIILLALLFVRPSGLFGKSGVQRV comes from the coding sequence ATGTTCGCCGCCACCCAATACCTCGTCTCCGGCCTGACCGTGGGGGCCACCTACGGCCTGACCGGGCTCGGCTTCACCATGATCTTCAACACCACCGGGATCATCAACTTTGCCCAGGGCGAGTTCGTGATGCTCGGCGGCATGATGAGCGTCTTTTTCCGCTCCTGGCTCGGGCTCGACCTCTTTTCCTCCATCGCCCTGGCCGTGGCCGCCACGGCCGCCGTGGGCGCGGCCATGGAACGCCTGACCATCCGCCCCATCCAGGGAACCTCGCCCATAAACCTGGTCATCGCCACCATCGGCGTGTCCATCCTCATCCGGGGCGCGGCCATGCTGGTGTGGGGCAAGGACACCTTCAGCCTGCCGCCTTTTGGCGGCTCGACGCCCATCGCCTTCATGGGGGCCGCCATCCAGCCCCAGAGCCTGTGGGCCCTGGCCATCACCCTGGCCCTTTTATCCGCGCTGAAGCTCTTTTTCTCCACGTCCATCCACGGCAAGGCCATGCTGGCCTGCGCCTGCGACCGCAAGGCCGCGAGCCTCATGGGCATAAGCGTGGCCCGCATGTCCCTTTTCTCCTTTGCCCTGTCGGCCTTGACCGGGGCCGTGGGCGGGGCGATTCTGGCCCCCATCACCATGACCTCCTACGACGTGGGCATGATGCTGGGCTTAAAGGGCTTCGCCGCCTGCATCCTGGGCGGGCTGGGCAGTCCCTTTGGCGCGGCCGTGGGCGGCCTGTGCATCGGGGTCATGGAATCCTTGGGCGCGGGCTATGTGTCCTCGGCCTACAAGGACGCGTTTGCCTTCATCATCCTTTTGGCCCTGCTTTTCGTGCGGCCCTCGGGCCTTTTCGGCAAGTCCGGGGTGCAGCGGGTATGA
- a CDS encoding ABC transporter substrate-binding protein: MNRASFAALLAFAILVLALPGRVLADDTIKVGAVLSVTGPASFLGEPEKNTVLMMVDQVNAAGGLLGKKLEAVILDDETDVNKAVLGAQRLIRMDKVVAVLGPTTSGNTLAIMQNVAAAEVPMISFSAAEKIVTPVNPWIFKNPQSDRHAVARILEHAKARGYNKLAILTVSDGFGQAGREVLKELIPAGGFELLADEVYGPKDTDMTAQLTKIKSVSPDAVICWGTNPGPAVVAKNRVQLGMTTPLYMSHGVASKKFIELAGEAAEGLMLPAGKLIVAAQLPDSDPQKKVLMDYTNMYDEKFHQPVSTFGGHGWDGVMLFAEAVKKGGSAEPKAVRDNLEKITGFVGVGGIFNFSPTDHNGLDASAFVMIEVAGGDWKILTK, translated from the coding sequence ATGAACCGAGCGTCTTTCGCGGCGTTACTGGCCTTTGCCATCCTTGTCCTGGCCCTGCCCGGCCGGGTTCTGGCCGACGACACCATCAAGGTCGGGGCCGTGTTGTCCGTGACCGGCCCGGCTTCGTTTCTGGGCGAACCAGAGAAGAACACCGTGCTCATGATGGTCGATCAGGTCAACGCGGCCGGGGGACTTTTGGGCAAAAAGCTCGAGGCGGTCATCCTCGACGACGAGACCGACGTGAACAAGGCCGTGCTCGGGGCCCAGCGCCTGATCCGCATGGACAAGGTGGTGGCCGTGCTTGGCCCCACCACCTCGGGCAACACCCTGGCCATCATGCAAAACGTGGCCGCCGCCGAGGTGCCCATGATCTCCTTTTCGGCCGCCGAAAAGATCGTCACCCCGGTCAACCCCTGGATATTCAAGAATCCGCAGTCCGACCGCCACGCCGTGGCCCGCATCCTGGAGCACGCCAAGGCCCGGGGGTATAACAAGCTGGCCATCCTGACCGTGTCCGACGGGTTCGGCCAGGCCGGCCGCGAGGTCTTGAAGGAACTCATCCCGGCCGGCGGCTTCGAGCTTCTGGCCGACGAGGTCTACGGCCCGAAAGACACGGACATGACCGCCCAGTTAACCAAGATCAAGTCCGTCTCCCCCGACGCCGTCATCTGTTGGGGCACGAATCCGGGTCCGGCCGTGGTGGCCAAAAACCGGGTGCAGCTCGGCATGACCACGCCCCTGTACATGAGCCACGGCGTGGCCTCGAAAAAATTCATCGAACTGGCCGGCGAGGCCGCCGAGGGCCTCATGCTCCCGGCCGGCAAGCTCATCGTGGCCGCCCAGCTCCCGGATTCCGATCCGCAGAAAAAGGTCCTCATGGACTACACGAACATGTACGACGAGAAGTTCCACCAGCCCGTGTCCACCTTCGGCGGCCACGGCTGGGACGGGGTCATGCTTTTCGCCGAGGCCGTGAAAAAGGGCGGCTCGGCCGAGCCCAAGGCCGTCCGGGACAACCTGGAGAAGATCACGGGCTTCGTGGGCGTGGGCGGCATCTTCAACTTCAGCCCCACGGACCACAACGGCCTGGACGCCTCGGCCTTCGTCATGATCGAGGTGGCCGGCGGCGACTGGAAGATTCTGACCAAGTAG
- a CDS encoding ABC transporter ATP-binding protein yields MLALENVDVFHGRIHAVRRVSLHVDPGEIVALIGANGAGKTTLLGAVSGLVRLGSGRILHRGEDIGSLAPDAIVRRGVSQVPERRLVFGPLSVEDNLLLGAYTRRTRSHRAEVAADREDVYAMFPVLRDRKKQSAGTLSGGEQQMLAIGRALMARPSVLLLDEPGMGLAPTVCKEIFRHIVGLRDKRGLTVLLVEQNAKSALAVADRGYVLETGRILLQGAAEELLSNRDVQRAYLGREKENP; encoded by the coding sequence ATGCTCGCCCTTGAAAACGTCGATGTCTTCCACGGCCGCATCCATGCCGTGCGCCGGGTCTCCCTGCATGTGGACCCGGGCGAGATCGTGGCCCTGATCGGGGCCAACGGCGCGGGCAAGACCACCCTTTTGGGGGCCGTCTCCGGCCTTGTGCGCCTGGGGTCCGGCCGCATCCTGCACCGGGGCGAGGACATAGGCTCCCTGGCCCCTGACGCCATCGTCCGCCGGGGCGTCTCCCAGGTTCCGGAACGCCGCCTGGTCTTCGGCCCCTTAAGCGTCGAGGACAACCTGCTGCTTGGGGCCTATACCCGGCGCACACGCTCGCACAGGGCCGAGGTGGCCGCCGACCGGGAGGACGTCTACGCCATGTTCCCGGTCCTTCGCGACCGAAAAAAACAGTCCGCCGGGACCCTGTCCGGCGGCGAGCAGCAGATGCTGGCCATCGGCCGGGCGCTCATGGCCAGGCCGAGCGTGCTTCTGCTCGACGAACCGGGGATGGGCCTTGCCCCCACCGTGTGCAAGGAGATATTCAGACATATCGTGGGACTTCGCGACAAACGCGGGCTGACCGTGCTTTTGGTGGAGCAGAACGCCAAAAGCGCCCTGGCCGTGGCCGATAGGGGCTATGTCCTGGAGACCGGCCGCATCCTGCTCCAAGGCGCCGCCGAGGAACTTTTATCCAACCGCGACGTGCAGCGGGCCTACCTGGGCCGGGAAAAAGAAAACCCGTAG
- the htpG gene encoding molecular chaperone HtpG, whose amino-acid sequence MPDTKPGTPHEFKAEIRQLLDIITHSIYTNREIFLRELISNASDALDKLRFETGRGTTAANPDLPLEIRITTDKDAGILTIADTGLGMTRDELIENIGTIAKSGSAEFLKNLADNKDAAPGIIGRFGVGFYSVFMVAKKVVLTTKSLIPDQPAVHWESDGSGSYDLADGPEDAARGTRLEIHLKDEAKEFADPERLKAIIRKHSNFISFPIFVGQDKVNTVPALWRESKFSITPEQYKEFHEFLTFDSEEPLLTIHVAVDAPVQFTALLFIPKKPMDLFGMRPDARGLDLYVRRVLIQHETKDLLPEFLGFVRGVVDTEDLPLNLSRETLQENLVLRKIQSTITKQVLERLQKLAKDDPDAYAAFWREHGRVMKLGYGDYIHREAFAELVRFESSALAPTPEAPAPLTSLADYVTRAKSGQKHIHYLSGPSRAALDLSPNLEIFRDKGLEVLYLLEPIDEFVMESVRSYKDFTLAPADKIDPADLAAFESTVAADTPPLSPEQQAALPSLAAAVKNLLGDRITDVRVSTRLRKSPSCLVSPDGDPSAGMQKIMRMLAKDETPPRKVLEINADHPLLRNLLRIHQTRPDDPFLATAANQLLDAALLLDGYLADPHQMVDRVTTLLTDASGWYADLKNT is encoded by the coding sequence ATGCCGGACACGAAACCGGGAACACCCCATGAATTCAAGGCCGAAATACGGCAACTTCTCGATATCATCACCCATTCCATCTACACCAACCGCGAGATTTTCCTGCGCGAACTCATCTCCAACGCCTCCGACGCCCTGGACAAGCTGCGTTTTGAGACCGGACGCGGCACCACCGCGGCCAACCCGGATCTGCCGCTTGAAATTCGCATCACCACGGACAAGGACGCCGGCATCCTGACCATCGCCGATACCGGCCTGGGCATGACCCGCGACGAACTCATCGAAAACATCGGCACCATCGCCAAGTCCGGGTCCGCCGAATTCCTGAAAAACCTGGCCGACAACAAGGACGCGGCCCCGGGCATCATCGGCCGCTTCGGCGTCGGATTCTATTCCGTGTTCATGGTGGCCAAAAAGGTGGTCCTGACCACCAAGTCCCTGATCCCGGACCAACCCGCCGTTCACTGGGAATCCGACGGCTCCGGCTCCTACGACCTGGCCGACGGCCCCGAAGATGCCGCTCGCGGCACCCGCCTCGAGATCCACCTCAAGGACGAGGCCAAGGAATTCGCCGACCCGGAACGCCTGAAGGCCATTATCCGCAAGCACTCCAACTTCATTTCCTTCCCCATTTTCGTCGGCCAGGACAAGGTCAACACCGTCCCGGCCCTGTGGCGCGAGTCCAAGTTCTCCATCACCCCCGAGCAGTACAAGGAATTCCACGAATTTCTGACCTTCGACTCCGAGGAACCGCTTCTGACCATCCACGTGGCCGTGGACGCGCCGGTCCAGTTCACCGCCCTGCTCTTCATCCCCAAAAAGCCCATGGACCTCTTCGGCATGCGCCCCGATGCCCGGGGACTCGACCTCTACGTGCGTCGGGTGCTCATCCAGCACGAAACCAAGGATCTCCTGCCCGAGTTTCTGGGCTTCGTGCGCGGCGTGGTGGACACCGAGGACCTGCCGCTGAACCTCTCCCGGGAAACCCTCCAGGAGAACCTGGTCCTGCGCAAAATCCAGTCCACCATCACCAAACAGGTCCTGGAACGACTGCAAAAGCTGGCCAAGGACGACCCCGACGCCTACGCCGCCTTCTGGCGCGAACACGGCCGGGTCATGAAGCTGGGCTACGGCGACTACATCCACCGCGAGGCCTTCGCCGAACTCGTCCGCTTCGAATCCTCGGCCCTGGCCCCCACGCCCGAAGCCCCCGCCCCCCTGACCTCCCTGGCCGACTACGTCACCCGGGCCAAATCCGGACAAAAACACATCCACTACCTCTCCGGCCCCTCCCGGGCCGCCCTGGACCTAAGCCCCAACCTGGAGATCTTCCGGGACAAGGGCCTCGAGGTCCTCTACCTCCTCGAACCCATCGACGAATTCGTCATGGAAAGCGTGCGTTCCTACAAGGACTTCACCCTGGCCCCGGCCGACAAGATCGACCCGGCCGACCTCGCCGCCTTCGAAAGCACCGTTGCCGCCGACACCCCCCCCCTCTCCCCGGAACAACAGGCCGCCCTGCCCTCCCTGGCCGCGGCCGTCAAAAACCTCCTCGGCGACCGCATAACCGACGTGCGCGTGTCCACACGACTGCGCAAAAGCCCCTCCTGCCTGGTCAGCCCCGACGGCGACCCCTCGGCCGGCATGCAAAAAATCATGCGCATGCTCGCCAAGGACGAAACCCCGCCGCGCAAGGTCCTGGAAATCAACGCCGATCACCCCCTGCTGCGCAACCTGCTGCGCATCCACCAGACCCGGCCCGATGACCCCTTCCTGGCCACCGCCGCCAACCAGCTCCTCGACGCCGCCCTGCTCCTCGACGGCTACCTCGCCGACCCCCACCAGATGGTCGACCGCGTCACCACCCTGCTGACCGACGCCAGCGGCTGGTACGCCGATCTGAAAAACACCTAG
- a CDS encoding flagellar brake domain-containing protein yields MNIEMGTRVQLEFSGDDERVAGVLVGLYPEGYLILFVPFTTSVKKKARKKHVVTGRYVHGGTVYGFRAMVMNYIVDPASLLFLEYPPRVEILELRKEPRIPCLFPARIQRDSEASLAGIISDLSPSGCRLSLRGAGKAPEDGRFTPGERVKLDFYAIEEKNSYSIFTEVTNAFNQDGVLHLGLRFDTVHRGFRKAITHFVGTLALELEHVPLSVKP; encoded by the coding sequence ATGAACATCGAGATGGGAACCAGGGTGCAGCTCGAATTTTCCGGGGACGACGAGCGGGTGGCCGGCGTTCTCGTGGGCCTGTATCCGGAAGGCTACCTCATCCTGTTCGTCCCGTTCACCACGTCCGTGAAGAAAAAGGCCCGCAAGAAACACGTGGTCACCGGCCGCTACGTCCATGGCGGCACGGTCTACGGATTTCGGGCCATGGTCATGAACTACATCGTGGACCCGGCCTCCCTGCTCTTTCTGGAATATCCCCCTCGCGTCGAAATCCTGGAACTGCGCAAGGAGCCGCGCATCCCCTGCCTTTTTCCGGCCAGGATCCAGCGCGACAGCGAGGCCTCCCTGGCCGGGATCATCTCGGACCTCTCTCCCAGCGGCTGCCGGCTGAGCCTGCGCGGCGCCGGCAAGGCCCCCGAGGATGGACGATTCACCCCGGGGGAGCGGGTCAAACTCGACTTCTATGCTATCGAGGAAAAAAACAGCTACAGCATCTTCACCGAGGTCACCAACGCCTTCAACCAGGACGGCGTGCTGCACCTGGGCCTGCGCTTCGACACCGTGCACCGGGGCTTCCGCAAGGCCATCACCCATTTCGTGGGCACCCTGGCCCTGGAACTGGAGCACGTCCCCCTGTCCGTCAAGCCGTAA
- a CDS encoding FmdB family zinc ribbon protein → MPLYEYACPACDARFEELVPLGREITPPCPRCGHPDCHRVLSATSGRRPGQTTLPRFETHSSGCGGGGFS, encoded by the coding sequence ATGCCCTTGTACGAATACGCCTGCCCCGCCTGTGACGCCCGCTTCGAGGAACTCGTCCCCCTTGGCCGGGAGATCACCCCCCCCTGCCCCCGTTGCGGACACCCCGACTGCCATCGTGTCCTGTCCGCCACATCGGGACGGCGACCCGGACAAACCACCCTGCCCCGCTTCGAAACCCACTCCTCGGGCTGCGGCGGCGGCGGATTTTCCTGA